From the Mastacembelus armatus chromosome 14, fMasArm1.2, whole genome shotgun sequence genome, one window contains:
- the LOC113142625 gene encoding dapper homolog 1-like: MSLQDLPSSFGVMFPAFTLPMNAERSRNKERLEASLAGLCELELLKQRQECRVLSALCPGDSPVPGRLLWDARKIDAADDYGPELQNSSLQCTPWDINTTLEQQVSELKVNTEVKSTGSPNDLKDNELNSGEVLAGKQTGSSQLNYQSVVTCSLSASFKGTGETWLSDAMRQTMATNALEMRDVDSSQEDYQQAQKVKTYIFRLIQRRALPTRPLKPRTSLAHDARAISMLKQNNLCHKEAQHSPKQVSVQVVCSPQCLEETASQASHNLDQECYLGKEFAEDDPPPNHHLHERVQHQTKFCQKPRQASMINTPCSISLEYPSCRVLKVHPDSSNSESDSPQHFNNYPSPLALSQPHRPLCPDEQLVSAEYIPAQPCRASMRTYAYTHSNPLKGSGIPKTNENTFSPEKGHYHHLEQQPTSSHIQPSRCRGGPKKCRSHEDRNGASRKLGKKACRSQSENSLQRVPERKYNTVERDGGGSGSGGKGSRSSQSKSKKQQGSGSYLRWQSTLELSQDEACQSLMHGSLTSNQRDHCARRARKSRSTHTSYAYPHRNHSHHHSSLHQHINYQLEREKVPMCHPTEDYPHPGQGESESSMSEADSLDSSSLSSDSDESGGLVWPQQLPPQLSFPSSSAPHGAPLQPKAFVKIKASHALKKKILRFRTGSLKVMTTV, encoded by the exons ATGTCTTTACAAGATTTACCAAGCTCGTTTGGAGTCATGTTCCCAGCGTTTACCCTGCCCATGAACGCGGAGCGCAGTCGGAATAAGGAACGGCTGGAGGCCAGTTTGGCCGGCTTGTGTGAGCTGGAGTTGCTCAAACAGAGGCAAGAATGCAGGGTGTTGAGCGCTCTCTGCCCCGGGGACTCTCCTGTTCCAGGCCGTCTGCTTTGGGATGCACGGAAGATAGACGCGGCTGATGACTATGGACCCGAGCTCCAAAAT AGCAGTCTCCAGTGTACTCCATGGGATATAAACACAACTTTAGAGCAGCAGGTGTCAGAGCTGAAGGTAAACACTGAGGTAAAATCAACAGGTTCTCCTAATGATCTGAAGGACAACGAACTCAATTCAG GTGAAGTCCTTGCAGGCAAGCAAACTGGATCTTCTCAATTAAATTACCAATCAGTAGTCACTTGTTCTCTCTCAGCTTCTTTCAAGGGAACAGGAGAAACATGGCTGTCAGATGCAATGAGACAGACCATGGCTACTAATGCTTTGGAGATGAGGGATGTTGATTCTAGTCAGGAAGATTATCAACAAGCCCAAAAGGTCAAGACTTACATATTTAGATTGATCCAACGCCGAGCTTTGCCCACACGGCCCTTAAAGCCCCGAACCAGCCTGGCACATGATGCCCGAGCTATCAGTATGCTGAAGCAGAACAATTTATGCCACAAGGAGGCACAACATTCACCAAAGCAGGTGTCTGTTCAAGTGGTCTGTTCTCCTCAGTGTTTAGAAGAAACTGCTTCACAGGCTAGCCATAACCTGGATCAGGAGTGCTACCTAGGGAAAGAGTTTGCTGAAGATGACCCACCCCCAAACCACCACCTCCATGAAAGAGTCCAGCATCAAACAAAGTTTTGTCAAAAACCTAGACAGGCCTCTATGATTAACACCCCCTGCTCAATCTCGCTGGAGTATCCATCTTGCAGAGTTCTGAAAGTCCATCCAGACTCCAGCAATAGTGAGTCCGATTCACCCCAGCATTTCAACAATTACCCTTCCCCTTTAGCTCTGTCACAGCCTCACAGACCACTTTGTCCTGATGAGCAGCTTGTCAGTGCAGAATATATTCCAGCCCAGCCCTGCAGAGCCTCCATGAGAACTTATGCCTATACCCACTCCAACCCCCTCAAGGGCTCAGGAATACCTAAGaccaatgaaaacacattttctccagAAAAAGGTCATTATCATCATCTAGAGCAGCAGCCCACATCATCTCACATCCAACCCTCCAGATGCCGAGGTGGCCCAAAGAAATGTCGTTCACATGAAGACAGAAATGGTGCCAGTAGGAAGCTGGGGAAGAAGGCATGTAGGTCTCAGTCAGAGAACAGCCTCCAAAGAGTTCCAGAGCGCAAGTACAATACAGTAGAGCGGGACGGTGGAGGAAGTGGAAGTGGTGGAAAGGGAAGCCGGAGTAGTCAATCAAAGAGCAAGAAACAGCAAGGAAGTGGTAGCTACCTCCGCTGGCAGTCCACCCTGGAGCTAAGCCAAGATGAGGCATGCCAGTCACTGATGCATGGCTCTTTAACTTCAAACCAAAGGGATCACTGTGCAAGGCGTGCACGCAAATCTCGTTCTACACATACATCATATGCCTACCCACACCGCAACCACAGCCACCACCATTCCAGCCTTCATCAGCACATTAACTACCagttagagagagaaaaagtgcCAATGTGCCACCCAACTGAAGACTACCCTCACCCAGGTCAGGGTGAGTCTGAGTCAAGCATGAGTGAAGCTGATTCTCTTGATTCCAGCTCTTTGTCCAGTGACTCAGATGAAAGTGGTGGTCTGGTTTGGCCCCAACAACTACCCCCTCAACTTTCCTTCCCATCATCTTCTGCCCCACATGGAGCCCCTCTGCAGCCCAAGGCTTTTGTCAAGATTAAGGCCTCACATGCTCTTAAAAAAAAGATCCTGCGCTTCCGCACTGGTTCACTGAAAGTAATGACCACTGTATAA